The genomic segment TTTGCGTCTGAGGAGGAGGAGTTTGTTGAGGATGATCCGTTTGCAGAAGGCGCTGATCCGTTTGCCGAGGATGTGGTGACTGCGCGTGCTCTTGGTCCTATTGAGATGCTGGAGCGCGAGATTGATCGCCGTATCAAGCGAAAGGATGCGCGTAAGCGGCCGGTGACTTTGTATGAGCTGATTACTCAGCTGAAGTTGGCGGAGAAGGCGGAGCGTCGCCGTCAGCGCCGCAGGAAGTTTGTGGATCCTGATCAGGAAGAGTTTTTGGAGCCTGATGCAGATGATGTTGTGGGAATTGCTCATGATGAGGCGTATGATGCGATGGCGAAGCAGATTTATGCGCTGGTGATTGAGCATCCTGATGCGCGTGATCCGGGCGTGTCTTTGTATGAGTTGGTCGCAGCTCTTCACTGGCCGCTGTATCAGGTGTATATTCCATGCCTGTTTCTGATGCTGGAGGGTCTGGTTGATCTGGAGCAGGATGAGTTCTTTGGTGATTTATGGGTGGTGATTTCTGATGGTTGTACAACGAAGAGTGATGAAACAGCGTAATTTCTGGAAAATTGTTGGTGTGATTCTGATTGTGCTTTGTATCGCAGGCCTTGCTGTTGTTGCGGCAGGGAGCCTGCTGACTCAGCTCTTTTAAAAATCTGCGGATGTATTGAGTATAAATACATCCACGTCGTATGTTGTTAGCTCACAGTCACTCGTGTGTTTTGTGAGAAATCAGGCGAGCTTTTTCGTCTGATTGGTGGCATCCAGCAGTTCGGAG from the Methanorbis rubei genome contains:
- a CDS encoding ScpA family protein, whose translation is MSEEPVEILVQMAERGEIDPWNIDIVEVTDRFLAELERRRELDLRVSGRTLFYSSVLLRMKSEYLDVPFASEEEEFVEDDPFAEGADPFAEDVVTARALGPIEMLEREIDRRIKRKDARKRPVTLYELITQLKLAEKAERRRQRRRKFVDPDQEEFLEPDADDVVGIAHDEAYDAMAKQIYALVIEHPDARDPGVSLYELVAALHWPLYQVYIPCLFLMLEGLVDLEQDEFFGDLWVVISDGCTTKSDETA